A single genomic interval of Nymphalis io chromosome 30, ilAglIoxx1.1, whole genome shotgun sequence harbors:
- the LOC126780084 gene encoding uncharacterized protein LOC126780084 isoform X2 codes for MSTLQDSQSFWNISSDNTDLKYEKCRNITEEIYKRIDITFKIKKLETGTQSESDYSDQIDSNELSNETDLFACDKSSISSSTDLEALELGSAMCEKFINNNNNEETKKKTTTVYKRPRKRFRKRVKKQQRSKRESDGSSDEAPLSRVADLDFSRESRVTPSPSHAVMGVPNVVITPIDLKKFKLPLPEKKSTKKNETKCQSKEPKDKTTPSTIDKPMDDRKQTIDKTDNEKEKSMEWNCSICSLSFRGERGLRRHMTMSHIINPHEAKKSNKKEETT; via the exons ATGTCAACCTTGCAAGACAGTCAATCCTTCTGGAATATTTCTAGTGATAATAcagatttaaaatatgaaaaatgtcGGAATATAACCGAGGAAATATATAAGAGGATTGATATAACATTTAAGATAAAGAAATTGGAAACAGGAACACAAAGTGAATCTGACTACAG TGATCAAATAGACAGCAATGAACTCAGCAATGAAACTGATCTATTCGCTTGCGACAAGAGTTCAATATCGAGCAGTACGGACTTGGAAGCCCTGGAACTTGGCAGTGCTATGTGCGagaaattcattaataataataacaatgaggAAACTAAGAAGAAAACGACAACAGTTTATAAGAGGCCCCGGAAAAG GTTTCGCAAGCGTGTCAAGAAACAGCAGCGCTCGAAGCGCGAATCAGACGGCTCGAGCGATGAAGCGCCGTTGAGCCGCGTGGCGGACTTGGACTTCAGCCGCGAGAGCCGCGTGACGCCGTCTCCCTCGCACGCGGTGATGGGCGTGCCGAACGTTGTGATAACGCCGATCG acTTAAAGAAATTCAAGCTGCCATTACCAGAGAAGAAATCAACGAAGAAAAACGAAACTAAATGTCAATCAAAGGAACCCAAAGACAAGACAACACCGTCTACCATAGACAAGCCGATGGATGATCGAAAACAAACCATAGACAAGACGGATAACGAGAAAGAGAAATCTATGGAATGGAATTGTTCAATTTGCAGCTTGTCTTTCCGTGGCGAGAGAGGCTTAag GCGTCACATGACAATGTCCCACATTATAAATCCACATGAAGCAAAGAAGTCGAACAAGAAAGAAGAGACAACATAg
- the LOC126780084 gene encoding uncharacterized protein LOC126780084 isoform X1 produces MSTLQDSQSFWNISSDNTDLKYEKCRNITEEIYKRIDITFKIKKLETGTQSESDYSFSDQIDSNELSNETDLFACDKSSISSSTDLEALELGSAMCEKFINNNNNEETKKKTTTVYKRPRKRFRKRVKKQQRSKRESDGSSDEAPLSRVADLDFSRESRVTPSPSHAVMGVPNVVITPIDLKKFKLPLPEKKSTKKNETKCQSKEPKDKTTPSTIDKPMDDRKQTIDKTDNEKEKSMEWNCSICSLSFRGERGLRRHMTMSHIINPHEAKKSNKKEETT; encoded by the exons ATGTCAACCTTGCAAGACAGTCAATCCTTCTGGAATATTTCTAGTGATAATAcagatttaaaatatgaaaaatgtcGGAATATAACCGAGGAAATATATAAGAGGATTGATATAACATTTAAGATAAAGAAATTGGAAACAGGAACACAAAGTGAATCTGACTACAG tTTCAGTGATCAAATAGACAGCAATGAACTCAGCAATGAAACTGATCTATTCGCTTGCGACAAGAGTTCAATATCGAGCAGTACGGACTTGGAAGCCCTGGAACTTGGCAGTGCTATGTGCGagaaattcattaataataataacaatgaggAAACTAAGAAGAAAACGACAACAGTTTATAAGAGGCCCCGGAAAAG GTTTCGCAAGCGTGTCAAGAAACAGCAGCGCTCGAAGCGCGAATCAGACGGCTCGAGCGATGAAGCGCCGTTGAGCCGCGTGGCGGACTTGGACTTCAGCCGCGAGAGCCGCGTGACGCCGTCTCCCTCGCACGCGGTGATGGGCGTGCCGAACGTTGTGATAACGCCGATCG acTTAAAGAAATTCAAGCTGCCATTACCAGAGAAGAAATCAACGAAGAAAAACGAAACTAAATGTCAATCAAAGGAACCCAAAGACAAGACAACACCGTCTACCATAGACAAGCCGATGGATGATCGAAAACAAACCATAGACAAGACGGATAACGAGAAAGAGAAATCTATGGAATGGAATTGTTCAATTTGCAGCTTGTCTTTCCGTGGCGAGAGAGGCTTAag GCGTCACATGACAATGTCCCACATTATAAATCCACATGAAGCAAAGAAGTCGAACAAGAAAGAAGAGACAACATAg
- the LOC126780065 gene encoding uncharacterized protein LOC126780065, producing the protein MLVIAILILALSVRETSFKITSATLKPKERINVLRQKIKEDILNKRTKDLYPVDVKDTALEDYEYIQNENLPITPVMDFDSKKINEKFKLRPIKSKTLAVKDDTYNTANLSNVTGNVLRLKSNRSKIHLHKAKRVRFKKPLEIFYRRIYNEDMLHERIEWVHCQDMITPMLAGIKVNTSNPKRLFVKDPVVLRFFQLINVNTSSYSRDDIYSILYQISNLQLRLFQWDVVPLNILLNVIIKERKHTFVNLKQGIRELFNNWRLDISNTSSLLRQARIFRPPCVKVSTSDGSTKLPKVTKYTKRNYQETTQCDDDDDCKY; encoded by the exons CAGTAAGAGAAACgagttttaaaattacatcCGCAACATTAAAACCGAAAGAAAGAATAAATGTTTtgagacaaaaaataaaagaggATATTCTTAACAAAAGAACAAAAGATTTGTACCCTGTGGACGTGAAAGACACAGCACTGGAAGATTATGAATATATCCAAAATGAAAACCTACCGATTACGCCCGTTATGGATTTCGATTCAAAGAAAATTaacgaaaaatttaaattgcgacctataaaaagtaaaacgttAGCTGTCAAAGATGACACGTACAATACCGCGAATTTGTCAAATGTCACAGGTAATGTATTAAGGTTGAAGTCGAACAGATCAAAGATACATCTTCATAAAGCAAAACGGGTCCGATTTAAGAAACCGTTAGAGATTTTCTACAGACGTATTTACAACGAAGATATGTTGCACGAAAGGATAGAATGGGTACACTGTCAGGATATGATCACTCCTATGCTGGCTGGTATAAAGGTTAACACAAGTAATCCAAAAAGGCTATTTGTAAAAGATCCCGTCGTATTAAG attttttcaaCTAATAAACGTAAACACATCATCATACAGCCGAGACGATATTTATTCCATATTGTATCAAATCAGCAATCTACAACTGAGACTCTTTCAATGGGATGTCGTTCCCTTGAATAttctattaaatgttattataaaag AGAGAAAACACACATTTGTCAACTTAAAACAGGGTATCCGGGAGTTGTTCAACAATTGGCGATTGGACATAAGTAACACGAGCAGCTTGTTGCGACAAGCGCGTATTTTCCGACCACCGTGCGTCAAGGTTTCCACATCCGATG gatCAACAAAATTACCAAAAGTTACAAAGTACACGAAGAGGAATTATCAAGAGACAACGCAGTGTGATGATGACGAcgactgtaaatattaa